One stretch of Cygnus olor isolate bCygOlo1 chromosome 1, bCygOlo1.pri.v2, whole genome shotgun sequence DNA includes these proteins:
- the TMEM168 gene encoding transmembrane protein 168, translated as MCRSLRYCVSHCLYAAMTRLEEANREVNMHSSVRYLGYLARINLLVAICMGLYVRWEKTADALILVIFILGLFVLGIASILYYYFSMETASLSLSNLWFGFLLGLLCFLNNSAFKNDVKEEATKYLLLSAIVLRVLCALVERICGCIHHRPTLLTTVEFLELVGFAIASTTMLVEESMSIILLVIALAVLIIDLRMKSFLAIPNLAIFGAIASLLFFPSLHIPTNPFALACFFSCLISDPLLDVYFSGLSVTERWKPYLYRGKICRRLSVISVGVIELIFFILAAFKLRDLDLWYFVIPGFSIFGIFWMICHVIFFITLWGFHTKLNDCHKIYYTHRAENNSLDRVMASKGMRHFCLISEQLVFFSLVATAVLGAVSWQPTNGIFMSAFLIVLPLESMAHGLFHELGNCLGGTCVGYAVVIPTNFCSPDGQPTLLPPDHVQELNLRSTGMLNAIQRFFAYHMIETYGCDYSTSGLSFDTLHSKIKSFLELRTADGPRHDTYILYYSGHSHGTGEWALAGGDALRLDTLLEWWREKNGTFCSRLIIVLDCENSQPWVKEVRKVNDQYIAVQGAEMAKVVDVEEADPPQLGDFTRQWVEYNCNPDSNISWSEKGRTVKAVYGVSKHWSDYTLHLPTGSDIAKHWMIYFPRITYPLVHLANWFCGLNMFWVCKACFRCLKRLKMSWFLPTVLDTGQGFKLVKS; from the exons ATGTGTAGGTCACTGCGTTACTGTGTTAGTCATTGTCTCTATGCAGCAATGACAAGGCTAGAAGAAGCAAACAGAGAAGTGAACATGCATTCATCGGTCAGATATCTGGGCTATCTTGCCAGAATCAACTTACTGGTTGCTATTTGCATGGGCCTTTATGTCAGATGGGAAAAAACTGCAGATGCACTGATTTTGGTAATATTTATTCTGGGACTCTTTGTTCTTGGAATTGCCAGCATACTCTACTACTATTTTTCAATGGAAACAGCAAGTTTGAGTCTCTCCAATCTTTGGTTTGGCTTTTTGCTGggccttctctgttttcttaataattCTGCCTTCAAGAATGATGTGAAAGAAGAAGCAACTAAATATCTGCTCCTTTCCGCCATTGTTTTAAGGGTATTGTGTGCTTTGGTTGAGAGGATTTGTGGTTGTATCCATCATCGACCGACTCTGCTGACAACAGTTGAGTTTTTGGAGCTAGTTGGGTTTGCAATTGCCAGCACAACTATGCTGGTGGAAGAATCTATGAGTATCATTCTCTTGGTTATTGCTTTGGCCGTGTTAATTATTGACTTACGTATGAAGTCTTTTTTGGCAATTCCAAATTTGGCAATTTTTGGAGCCATTGcatccttgcttttttttccatcactgcaCATTCCCACAAACCCATTTGCCTTGGCCTGTTTCTTCAGCTGCCTCATTTCAGATCCCCTTCTCGACGTTTACTTCAGTGGACTTTCTGTTACTGAACGATGGAAGCCTTACCTGTACCGTGGGAAGATTTGCAGAAGGCTTTCTGTCATCTCAGTTGGAGTCATTGAACTGATCTTTTTCATCCTTGCCGCCTTTAAGCTACGTGATTTGGATCTCTGGTATTTTGTGATACCTggtttttctatttttggaaTTTTTTGGATGATCTgtcatgtgattttttttataactcTTTGGGGATTTCACACAAAACTAAATGACTGTCACAAGATATACTATACCCACCGTGCAGAAAACAACAGCCTTGACAGAGTTATGGCATCCAAAGGAATGCGTCActtctgtttaatttcagaACAGCTAGTGTTTTTCAGCCTTGTCGCAACTGCTGTTTTGGGGGCCGTTTCTTGGCAG ccAACCAATGGGATCTTCATGAGTGCATTTCTCATTGTTTTGCCTCTGGAATCCATGGCTCATGGGCTTTTTCATGAATTGGGAAACTGCCTGGGAGGAACGTGTGTTGGGTATGCTGTTGTGATTCCCACCAACTTTTGCAG TCCTGATGGCCAGCCAACTCTTCTTCCACCTGATCATGTGCAAGAGTTAAACCTGAGGTCTACAGGCATGCTTAATGCCATCCAAAGATTTTTTGCGTATCACATGATTGAGACATACGGCTGTGACTACTCTACGAGTGGACTGTCCTTCGATACCCTTCACTCCAAGATCAAGTCTTTTCTTGAACTTCGGACTGCAGATGGACCCAGACATGATacttatattttatattacagtgGTCACTCACATGGCACTGGTGAATGGGCACTAGCAG GTGGCGATGCTTTACGACTTGACACACTTTTGGAGTGGTGGAGAGAAAAGAACGGCACTTTTTGTTCCCGACTCATCATTGTTCTAGACTGTGAGAACTCTCAGCCTTGGGTTAAAGAAGTAAGGAAAGTAAACGACCAGTACATCGCAGTGCAAGGAGCAGAAATGGCCAAGGTTGTAGACGTTGAGGAAGCAGACCCTCCACAGCTTGGCGACTTCACCAGGCAATGGGTTGAGTACAACTGTAACCCTGACAGCAACATCAGCTGGTCTGAAAAGGGTCGTACAGTGAAAGCAGTGTATGGTGTGTCAAAACACTGGAGTGACTACACTTTGCATTTGCCAACGGGAAGCGATATTGCCAAACACTGGATGATTTATTTCCCGCGTATTACCTATCCATTAGTGCATTTGGCAAACTGGTTTTGTGGTCTCAATATGTTTTGGGTCTGTAAAGCGTGTTTCAGGTGCCTGAAAAGATTGAAAATGAGTTGGTTTCTTCCCACAGTGCTGGACACAGGACAGGGTTTCAAACTCGTCAAATCCTAA